Part of the Zingiber officinale cultivar Zhangliang chromosome 6A, Zo_v1.1, whole genome shotgun sequence genome, tgctagttctcgtttccgcttctcaatctctcttcttagattacttacaaccatcgatagtgtagctaatcctaagtgtgtcatcactagtgtttataaccagttctcgtgggatcgataatctttattactgatgatgaatccgtgcacttgcgaaaCCATAATAGAagtatagtggagtaagtctcaGTAAGCTTTGTCAGGTGACAATTAAGTGTGACAGTTGCAAAAAGCGCCCAAATGTCACCATGACCCAACATATGAGGTAAATGGTGAATATGATTCGGGAGCTAAAGACTGCTGGTCTATgttaactaatgaataagatgtTTAAGCAGCTATCTCTTCGCTTCCTGATGATGAATATAATTTGACACATTGAAGGTATCAAATCGTTCACTGATTTCTCATGCCATGTTGAACTGGATGCGGAGACAATAGAATCTGCAAGGATATCTGGTCAAGTTTTTGTAGTTGAAGGTTCTAGATCCAAGAACAAGAAAATaaggtttaagaaaggaaagggaaagggaaaagaAGCTGGTGATGTTGTTGGGCaagaccaaatcaagaagaaatgaAATAAATATAGACAAAATCTAAGAGCAAGCTGACTTGCTATAACTGTGGCAAACAGGGCTATTTTACTAAGGATTGTATTaggccgaaaaaggtaaatccatctTTATCTTATTTCCATGAGCATTATGTTGGGTCACTTCggagctagagggaggggggtggTGGTGAATTGCTAGCCTCACTCGTTCGCTTGCTTCATATAATCAAAGTCaaactctccaatgctaacacgtagatttacttggtatccacctcaagaagaggtgactaatccaaggatccacacactaaGCACACCTCCACTAAGAAAATAACTCCTTCTCAGAATaactgaaggtggagaaacctcatacaacagtcatacaacaagatacaactcaaagcaaaaagtaaatatagaaatacaaaagaaaatctcttcttgcttgatcttgtgTAGTTTAAGGATGCCTCTTAactcttggaagtgcaacaacacttgtctcaGGAATGTTTCAAGATCTTGCGGTGATAAGTGTGAAGAGCTGGAGAGAATCGGAGTAAAAGACTTGTCTCATTTGAATTTGTTGTCGCCTTTATATCTTCatttctagggctcccaatctattgggcttgctcccaatcgattgccacgtcagatcatAGTGATCCTAGACATCCAaagcctacatcctgtgcaacggtcatatctcaatcgattagggaggctttgatcgatcaatcgatcaattcagagtgcctctgtgctctcataGATAAACcctgaatcgattgaccgatcattCAGGATGCCTCGTAATCTCGAGAGAAAACAAGCCCCAATCATTGACCGATTGATTGgagtatcccaatcgatcggtcgatcgattagggaGCATATTGTGCTCTTCACAAGTAATCTCCAATctatcgcctgatcgattggccTAGcctcaatcaatcggttgatcgattgggctgtcctTTCTCATGAAGTTCtcctaatcgatcaactgatcaattgggatCTGGTTTAattgatcagctaatcgattgaccaaccctaacttgacTAACTCAAGTGTAAGGTCCTAAACCCAACATCCGGGCAACCGTGACCTGTTAGGACTCGctcgtgcctagcatctggtcaaccttgacttgttgagACTTCCTAactaagtgtctagtcaatcctttgattcacttggacttttctagccatgtcaagtgttcgatcaaccttgacccactttgaCTTACCGTCTCATGTCAAGTGTTTGGTATTccgtgacccacttggacttctaaacACCATGTGTCTAGTTAGTCACCCCGtatccacctagatttccacatgcctgacttcactcatcatgaCTTTcttactacctaacttcactcactaggcttttaacctggcttcactcaccaaaatttctcatttgcctagtttcactcactaggtctttcacttggcttcaccccttaggattttccaattgcctagcttcactcactaggactttccatctgcctggcttcactcactaggacattccaactgcctagctcactcactaagattttcatttgcctagctttactcaccaggactttccaactgcctagcttcactcactaagactttccatctgtctggcttactcaccaggacttttcaactacctagcttcactcactaggactctccatctacctggcttcactcactaggactttccatttgcctgacttcactcaccaggacttcccaactgcctagcttcactcactaggactttccatttgtctggcttcactcaccaggacttaccccaccaagtgtccgatcaacactgacccacttagtTTTTCAGAATCTGCCAACCTCCGCATTTGACTTGTCcttgcctaacttctagttaggactttccaatcaagtatccagttaatTTTTACCTACCTGACTATTTTTCACACCAAACTGGTTAAacattgaccagaggagaattgcttCAACAATTTCCTCCAATGGACGATTGCACTTGCAATcttcatacattgtcaaacatcaaaactcaagcttgagtcaactcaaacttagtcaaactggtcaatcttgacctagaaAAATTACACCAACACATTATGTTACAAGTTCAGTGTTGTTTGTTGATTTTTATCCTttatggattatagattcaggagcaaggaaccatgtagctcgtgatcgagctacatatgtggagtattgTTGGGTACTGAGTGGCAATAAAAGGatatatgtgggaaacaatgcaagaattgaagtcaaaggaattgacacactacaagaaaaaccctcatagacatcggtggaacaacaatgattttaagcaaaaaccgatgtcattgagtattttacaccgattttttcaaaaatcggtgtctatgagcgcagattttagctcatagacatcggttttttagccgatgtctatgagcaccttttttttgttaatagacatcggttttaacaacgatttttaaaacccggtgttaatgaaccaaaataaaataatttaattttcccaccgaTACTtaaccaaaatttacaacacttcactcttccccccaaacctaaacctatattgtGCCGTCCACTATATACCGTCCACTATATACCCAGCGGCCTGTGGGAAACCCTTGTACAATCTTCTCGATCCTTCTCAATCCGTTCCTGTCTTCCATGGGCGACGGCATAAAGGGAATGATCACCCCCCTCGGATCCCTTTTCTCCCCCGAGGAGGCGCGGAAGGCCGCACAATGGGTGGAGGGAGCTGTCGTCCAATGTCGTAGCGAGCTCCGGCGTCTCCAGGGCTTCGTCTCCGAGAATTCTGCCCTTATATCCCTTGTTCGCTCCCTTCCAAATGAGCTCTCTCACGAAATCATGGCAAGAGAAATTCGCTTACCTTTCCTTCTTTTCTTACTATCTAAACCCCCTCTCTCCCTGCTAAAATTCCAACTCCTATCATTGTCTCCCTTGTAAAATCTGATAGGTTCCTTTTGGAGGTGCGACTTTCTTCCCTGGCCGCCTTATCCATACCAACGAGTTTCTAGTATATAAATTGCTCATTTCGTTGAGAATACCGTTTGTTTCTAGCACGATTGAATCTTTTTGGCATGGGGAATGATTTCGTGGACTTAGGTATTGTTAGGAGATGGATATTATGCAGAGAGGACTGCGAAGCAGACTATGGATATTTTGCATAGGAGGGGCAAGGCAATGGAAGCCCAGGTTGAGGCTTTGAAGGCGACGATGTTGGATCTTGAGGCCGAGGCTAAGTTCTTCAATTCCACAACGGAAGAGGCTATTGTAAGTGCTTCGACATAATGAGTTTACTCCACTATCAATCCAATGATAATTGTTGTTTGTACGATTGGGGTTTGCTTCTAAGCATTACACAATAGGGTAGACGTGTTTacaaaataaacatgctaatattgCTGGTTATTGCCTATTTGTTTCTCACCTCATTTTCTTTATTGAGGATTTTTTCAAAAGCTACTGGTGATAGTTCTTCTTGTTCAGCACAAAATATTTAACCTCTCAATGATGACTCTATTCTCTACCGACTACCACTAACATTTTTATGATAAGAACACTCAGTTGAATATCTACATATGCTATATTCATGAATGATAAACTGTATCTGTAGTGATACATATTCAATATAGTATAAGGTGCGATATAACATTTTCTCATAACTTGTAGATTATTGTTTTTTGTATGGCAACTGCTAATATAGCTAAGATTCATGCTCATTATTTATCTTTTAGATAGGGTTTCTGAGAAAGAAAAATAATGCTCATAATCAAGAGGACTTATCATTAGGGATGGTAATGAATGAGCTGTGTTGATACCAGCAAAATCATTCTCGAGATTGTTTATAAATCTTATAATTAGCTTCAATCTGAGATCAAAAATTaatgttgaatttttttaattaaaaaaatggcTTTAGCAACCTTTTTTATCTACCTTAACTAGATCCAAGCTAGTAGTTCTCTTTAAGCTAAATCACAGCTATATCAAATTTTGATATCTTTTAATATTTCAGTGTGTAAATAAATAcgtaagagaaagtgaaggaaaaacgaatagcttataagaaattatatatttgtaagaatgaagaaaacttaaaaaaatatacaatagtcaagaaagaagctaagaaagtggtgagtgaagcaaaaaatgaaacttttgaacggttatatcaaaaattggatacaaaagaaggggaaagagacatttatagaatagctaaagtgagagaaagaaaaacaagagatcttagtcaaataaaatgtattaaagatgaatgtaatagagtattagtaagtgatggagaaataaaagagcggtggaagaggtattttcattaactttttaatgaaggtttaagagaccaacttaacttaggtaatttaattaggtcaaatgagcatcgaaattttaatttttatcgtagaattcaaacttcagaagtaaaacaaactttaaatgagatgcacaatggaaaagccgttggaccagatgatattccgatagaggtgtggaagtgcttagggaaacaaggtattgaatgacttacaaaattatttaacatgatattgaaaacgaaaaaaatgcctgatcaatggaggataagtactctagttcccttatataagaataagggagacgtacaaaattgtgcaaactataggagtattaaactaatgagtcatactatgaaactttgggaaaaagtaatagaaaaaagattaaggaaggagaccacagtgacagaaaatcaatttgggtttatgcctggaaggtcgacaatagaagctatacatcttcttagacaattaattgaaaaatatcgggagcaaaaacaagatctacacatggtattcgttgacttagaaaaagcgtatgatagagtcccaagagaaattatatggcgaattttagaaaagagaggtgttagcgtaacatatattgaactaattaaggatatgtacgaggatgtaacgaccagagtaaagacttcaggcggagtaactgaagcatttccaataaagatagggttacatcaaggatcagctctaagtccctatctttttacactaattatggatgaactcactgcgcacattcaagacacagtaccgtggtccatgttgtttgcagatgatattattttggtagatgagacacgtgaaggagtaaatgttaagctggaatcttggagggaaacactagaagggaaaggttttaagcttagtagattaaagacagaatatatggaatttaagtttagcaatattagaagtaatgaaacaattgttaagataggagaggacgagttgcctgaaaccgagcgatttaaatatttaggatcatttttacaaaatgatggagggattgagagagatgtcttacatagaatacaagcaggatgggtgaaatggaggggagcgtcgagtgttttatgtgaccgtaaagtacctcttaaacttaaaggtaagttctataaaatcgtagttagacctgctatgttatatagagctgaatgttgggctatgactcgagcacacgagcagaagatgagagttgcagagatgaggatgttaaggtggatgtgtggacatacgaagatggacaaaataagaaatgagagcattagagagaaagttggagttgcatctattgagggaaaactccgagagacacatttaagatggtacagacatgtacttagacgaccaataaatgctccagttaggcaatgtgaaactatgataaatatgcatatcaaacgaggaagaggaagaccaaaaaagacttggttagcaacaataaaacaagataaaatttatttaaatatagatgatgatataataggagatagagctcaatggcgtaaaaggattcatacagccgaccccacttagtgggaaaaggtttgattgttgttgttgttgttgttgttgtagtgtgtaaataaataaatatctatCAATAAAATATCTTAGTTTATCTACTTCGTTATAGGCTTTATGTTGGTGAGTAGCTACAAGTGGGGTCATGTGCATGCATTTTATAATGCCCTTGTCACATGGACCAACAACGGCTATAGGTGATATCGATGGAATTATTCTGGTAGAAAGTGGATCTCATTCCATGTATTAGGGTCAGAATCCATTTGGATTCTGATAACCCATAATCCAACTCATGTGTAATTGCTAGTCTATCTTTAAGAACTAGTGAGGCCTTGTTAATTGGCAGGATGTAGTATCAAATTTATCTCAACAGTTAGTATACTTTGTAACCTTGACCGTTTACTGAAAACTTTTGCCATTCCTTTCACACATCAAATAATATTGGATGCACAATCTTTGTTAGTATCAAAGAAAGGTTTGTGAATTTAGCCAGAAAATGTTATGGTGATCTCAAATGGCACGTCTTCTTTAGTATAGGGTTGTGCTTATAGTTGATCAGCGTCTTCTGTTTTTGCAACATACTACGCCCTTTGTATATTGTTGCTCCTTGCTTTACTGAATTCTTTATCAAACCTTCACTTTCCTTGATGGTTGCTTGCCTCCTAATTGAAGGGGAAGCACTGACAAAACTGTTATTTAAGCTATTGTTTGTAGAACGGCCAGAGCTTGTGTTTGGTCTTGAGAAAAGTGAATTTTCCTATCTCGCTACAGGCTGAATTTGCAATTTCCTATCCTGCAGAGatgatattgtttttttttttcagtaaaTTCTTTGTGGAAGAGTGACATTATATGTTCTTGTATTTATCATATCCCACTATAACTTACCCTTTGCCTTTGTTTTCCTTCCTCGTTTTCCTGCCTCAATAGAATGTACTTTCAAGCATTACCAATAGAGGGACCTGCATGATTTCAATGATGAATGATAGTGGATGAAATATTGCATATGCcttaatttttgttatattatGAGATATGAGTGATGTGCTATTTGAAGGAAAGTAATATCTCCTGCCATGAGTTTCATGTTACTGTCTATTACTCTATGTACCTTACTCAATGTTTCTCACTCTCAGCcctctaaaaaaaattctaaaacaaaTATTTGTCATCATTAATTTATCTTTCCTTGATGACACTTGGTACTTAAATTGACACACCATTGAATACATTCTTTTTTCTTTCATTAGCCTATAGTGGTTCATAGCACTTCAAATAACAATCAAGGCCTATCTCCCAACTATTTGTGGTCATCTACATGGATTTTAGCTTGTCAGTTGGCTCAAAATAAGATTATATCATTAGTAATTTCTTGGCCATTTTTCCTCTAtttattatgttaatttcctATATCCTCTATCTACCTTTCACACATTTAATTCTATTTGATTATACTCATCTGACTAAAATCTTTTGGTCATCCTTGAACATATTTGTGCTACCTTTATGTGTGTTTCTGACATTCTATTATCTGTTGGGATTACGTTACACTTATTTATTTGCTAAGAATAACATGCTTTGTTTTATTTCTAATAGCAACCTTACACACATCTAAATACTCTatctttattacatttttttgttcTTTATTATCTACTTAACATTTTGGGCCATAATGCATGAC contains:
- the LOC121995024 gene encoding unconventional prefoldin RPB5 interactor-like, which encodes MGDGIKGMITPLGSLFSPEEARKAAQWVEGAVVQCRSELRRLQGFVSENSALISLVRSLPNELSHEIMVPFGGATFFPGRLIHTNEFLVLLGDGYYAERTAKQTMDILHRRGKAMEAQVEALKATMLDLEAEAKFFNSTTEEAIVSAST